One genomic segment of Streptomyces sp. RerS4 includes these proteins:
- the tsaB gene encoding tRNA (adenosine(37)-N6)-threonylcarbamoyltransferase complex dimerization subunit type 1 TsaB, producing the protein MLLLAVDTATPAVTVALHDGESLLAESNQVDARRHGELLLPSVDRVLAEAGVKLEAVTGIVVGVGPGPYTGLRVGLVTASTFASVLGVPVHGLCTLDGLAYAAGAAGIEGPFVVATDARRKEVYWARYEDPRTRVEGPAVDRPADIAERVAGLPAVGQGAELYPAVFPDARGPVHQSAAALAGLAAERIAAGAAFENRDGVPPTPLYLRRPDAEVPKNYKVVTPK; encoded by the coding sequence GTGCTCTTGCTCGCCGTAGATACCGCCACGCCCGCCGTCACCGTCGCCCTGCACGACGGGGAGTCCCTCCTCGCCGAATCGAACCAGGTCGACGCCCGCCGCCACGGGGAGCTGCTGCTGCCCTCCGTCGACCGGGTCCTCGCCGAGGCCGGGGTGAAGCTCGAAGCCGTCACCGGCATCGTCGTCGGCGTCGGCCCCGGCCCCTACACGGGGCTGCGCGTCGGCCTCGTCACCGCCTCCACCTTCGCCTCCGTGCTCGGCGTCCCCGTGCACGGCCTGTGCACCCTCGACGGCCTCGCCTACGCGGCCGGCGCCGCCGGGATCGAGGGCCCCTTCGTCGTCGCCACCGACGCGCGGCGCAAGGAGGTCTACTGGGCGCGCTACGAGGACCCCCGCACCCGCGTCGAGGGCCCCGCCGTCGACCGCCCGGCCGACATCGCCGAGCGCGTCGCGGGCCTGCCCGCCGTGGGCCAGGGCGCCGAGCTGTACCCGGCGGTGTTCCCGGACGCGCGCGGGCCCGTGCACCAGTCGGCCGCCGCCCTCGCGGGCCTCGCGGCGGAGCGGATCGCGGCGGGAGCGGCGTTCGAGAACCGCGACGGCGTGCCCCCGACCCCCCTGTACCTGCGCCGGCCCGACGCCGAGGTGCCCAAGAACTACAAGGTGGTCACCCCGAAGTGA
- the tsaE gene encoding tRNA (adenosine(37)-N6)-threonylcarbamoyltransferase complex ATPase subunit type 1 TsaE yields MEEVPREAPRSPAAEALAEAAAETLITVDSPDSMQELGRRLAGLLRPGDLVLLTGELGAGKTTLTRGLGEGLGVRGAVTSPTFVIARVHPSLGGGPALVHVDAYRLGGGLDEMEDLDLDVSLPDSVIVVEWGDGKVEELSEDRLHVVIGRAVGHEEVLDDVRQVVVRGVGARWVGAGLEELAGQAAR; encoded by the coding sequence ATGGAAGAAGTACCGCGGGAAGCGCCGCGCAGCCCGGCGGCTGAGGCCCTGGCCGAGGCCGCCGCCGAAACCCTGATCACCGTCGACTCGCCCGACTCCATGCAGGAGCTGGGCCGTCGACTCGCCGGCCTGCTGCGCCCCGGCGACCTCGTCCTGCTGACCGGCGAACTCGGCGCGGGCAAGACCACCCTGACGCGCGGCCTCGGCGAGGGGCTGGGCGTGCGCGGGGCCGTGACCTCCCCGACGTTCGTGATCGCCCGGGTGCACCCGTCCCTGGGCGGGGGTCCGGCGCTGGTGCACGTGGACGCGTACCGGCTCGGCGGCGGGCTGGACGAGATGGAGGACCTGGACCTCGACGTCTCGCTGCCCGACTCCGTGATCGTCGTGGAGTGGGGCGACGGCAAGGTGGAGGAACTCTCCGAGGACCGGCTCCACGTGGTCATCGGGCGGGCGGTCGGCCACGAGGAGGTCCTGGACGACGTACGCCAGGTCGTGGTGCGCGGCGTCGGCGCGCGCTGGGTCGGCGCCGGGCTGGAGGAGCTGGCGGGCCAGGCGGCGCGGTAG